Part of the Sorghum bicolor cultivar BTx623 chromosome 1, Sorghum_bicolor_NCBIv3, whole genome shotgun sequence genome, ACATACACAcagagacacacacacacacacacgttaCACTTGTCCAGAAGTAAAAATCTTCGGTAGCCATATTAaaaataatatcaatatttatatcttttaaTAGGTTTATTATAATTTAATCAAAACTTAAAGTTTTAGTATCTTAATAATTAAGATgtacatttattttgggacgAAATAATAGGAACAATAGATAGACAGCCATGGACGGACGGTGCTAAGGAAGACTAGAATGAACGGGGACACTGGACGAGAAATAGAGTCGGTGCGAAAAAAGGAAATGAATGTGCACAGGACTACTCTCATCCAAACATAACTCTTTTCCTCTTGCTGTTTGCATGAGCATGAGCGTGACAGCGTGGGACCTTCGGAAAATGGAATATATCATTTGTGTATCATGAATGAGTCTACAACGAAAGGTTTGTCCTGACCATAGACTCATTGGATCTCTCTTAAAAAAGCAGGATTTGAATCTAAAGCCTTCTTAGCTAAACTACGTGTATCTTCTCTCGGGGACTCCCTCGTTATGCGAAGCAGCTCCTTGATTCCGCCAGAAGCAATGATGTCACAAGTGTTGTCTTCTGCAAAGTTGTGGGTGATATTTGGTAAGATACTGTACATATCGATTGTGCACCAAATTCATGAGCTACAAAGGGCAAAATGGTCGAGAACAAACCTATATACTTACCGTTCTGAGCTAGATGGCAAAAAGCAAGCTCAATATGTCTTCGTGTTGAAGCAGAAAACATAGTTGAATGGGCCACCATCCAAGTAAGAACACCATCTTCAATCAGAAGGGACCTCCCTTTCCTGTGACCTATTATTGAACTAAACAATCAGGAAAACTCGATGTATTCCACTTCAATGGCACAATCTTCATAAGTGCAGCACAAACCTTGGCTTATCATCCGggattcacattttgcaaagtTTGCTATTCCTCGTGCTATCTGGGCTATCACATCAGTGTGTCCACTGCAAAACATTCCCAGTAGTGCTTTTATTCCACCGTCTTGTTTCAACATTAAGTGCACCTTTTCTGCAAATGTACACACTTGATAGGTCAtatctttattccccaaaaaATAGACGTTCCACTTCTAGCAACTAATCTTTTAGATCCAACAGTATATGAACCTAACCATAATTTCGTTAAAAAAAACTAggaaaaataaagacaaaaagcTGTACCATTCCCACATAAATTGGCAATTGCACCAGCCACCATCCGCAAAGTTTGAGGATCATCGGTTTTAGAAGCAACATTTGCTAATAATCGAGCTCCACCTTTATTCATAATCAGTCCCTGGTTTGATCCTGCAATATCGAGTGTCAACATAAATACATAATTCTTAATGCTTAGGATGTAAAAACTAGGCTAATATTGATTTAATTTTATCACAACTTATTAAATAGTTGAAGCTATAAAGCTGTGTGCGTCACACACTAGTGGTGGTaagtgaccaaaccaagctagaACATGTAAGAGCCCTCCATAGTTTGAATGAGACAATATTAGCATATCATATTAACAAATCTCCATCCATGAGATGGCAAAAATTTGCACAAACATTGTTTCCAATATGATCCAATTCTTTTGAACTTCACTACTGATTCAACTACTATTTGAAACTAGTCTATTCAGCTTTAGTGGATATAAGACTAAAACATCAAAACAGTTCAAGAAAGTGTGAGCTTATATGTAGATGCAATGCTTAACAAATTCACATGCATATAGAACATTTCCGTCTGTAATGATGATAGACGAAAGTGTCCATCTGTAATATTTCTATAGCAATGCAATAATTTGGTATTCACGTGTCAAAGGAATTCTTTAATGGTTAAGATACACAtgttgacaaccattttgcagtATAAATGATGATAATTAAGAAATCCTGGCAGTGAGTGAGCTAGTAGATGATTTTTGGACCATTTTGACCAAATTGAAGAGAAATCTGAATGGTGCTTTGTTGGAAACTATGAATCAATTACCATTCATTGCCAAGTTAGCAACAGCACCAGCAGTGACTCGATGAATAGTGGTGTTTTCTGATGTTTGTAGAAGGGATAGAAGAGCATCGAGCCCTCCTTCCTCAACGATTCTTTCCTGATTAACATCTGCAATCCCAAAAAAGGACAAGTGAGCAAAAACTGGTCATAATCCTAATACTTCATTAGAAGTATAAGACGTTTTAAATCTAAGTTGTGAAACTCTACTTCAGCCACTAATATGTTCTAACCTATTTAAATTCGTCACATTAGAATAGTATTATTAGGtttgttaaaaaaataatattcaatAGTGATAGATCATAGATACCAGTACAGAAACAGTCATAGTTAAAGTTACTGGAGATTTGGTCTTGTGCAAAGCATCATATTTGAAAAGAAAGTAATTACTATCTACCTTCTTAGAGAACAGAAAGCATAACATAGAGTTACAGCTACTTGTTCAAGAGAAATATTGTAGTGACAAATTATAGTCATGCATATCAGTACTGAAATTAATTTTTTTGCAGTATCATACTCCCAACCATACAAGCACACAGAGATCTTAGAAGCTACAGTGGGGCAGCAATTCATTTTGGGCCCTAGCCAGTCCAGATTGAATTCATATCAATAACAACACAAATTGTTAGGCAAGGCTGTCTCAACTCACGGTGAGTTGATTCGCTTGTGTATGGGGCAcagatctctttttttttttccacaACAGCGAAGCCGAATTTCATTACTTGAAAGCAATGAAATTAAGTTTTGTCTAACAAACCATACAATGTGCCTAACCAAAAGCCAAATTGAAATGAACACAAAGGGTTCATCCAACTGGCGTGTGGCCCAGATCTCTGTATGTGTGCACTGGTACACTTAACCTTTCTTCCTATCTTAATGCAATCATAGTACCATACACAGATCTCTTTTTTAAGAGAAAAAACTCAACAAAACAAAGTATGCAAATGGAGGTATTATTTTCATTTAGTAACTGCTATACCAAAATCTCAATACTTTTTTTGTAGGTTCCCTATGTTCAGATAAGTTTTCCATACAAATAGGCTCATGGAGATCAAAGCAGTGTTAAATATATGCACAGTTGCAAGGGGAAAACTCCCAGACCTTCAGCAGCAAGATTAGCAACCACCTTGACAGCATGGATCTGCACATCTAGATCCTCAGACTTCAACAGAGCAAGCACGTTTGGAAGACCAACTGGGTGTCAATTGGGCCAAAACAATTGTCAGGATGGCAGTTCAAGAAAGACAACTGTCTGATCTGGTAGTCTTCCATGATGTAAAGTTACCTTCTTCAAATATCTTTGATATAGTACCTCTCTGACCAGATAGAGCCTCTCTTAATTTTCCTGATTTGGACACAAAAGCTGTGTTGCCTAATCCAGATCCTGATCTAACCATACTACGTGATGTTTGAGACTGTCAAAGAGAAAAATTacatataagaaaaataaacatCAAAATATTAAAGGGTACAATAACAAAACTGTACCTCTTCAGCACAATTATCAGACACAGACGGTTTCAACCTCACAATTTGATCTTCAAGGCCTTGTCTCTGGCTCATTTCCTGCTGCACCTTTTCTTGAGTAGACTTCAGTTCATCATATATTAATTCCTGCAATAATTACCAAAGAAACAGGTAAGCGAGAATTACAGCAAATTGAAAGTAAACAAAAACAATCATGTTTATAAGAATCACGGACAGGGTCAATTAGCTAAGACTGGTTTGCTTTACCTTCTCTGAAATAAGTTCGCTGACCTTTTCTTTTAGTGATTGTACTTGAATTGTAAATTCTTCAGTCGCTTTGGTTAATTTCTTTTCCAATTCACGGGCCATACTTTCCTGCAACTGGAATATACTTTGGTCACCTTCTCTAATGATAAAAGCAACACTTCATATTCAGTTGAGGGCATCTGTGCAGCATTCCATCATTTGGAAATAACTTGACCATGCAACATATACCCAATATAATGAAACACACCTATGAACTGCACAGTATTTATTCCAATGCACATAAAACAAATTCCCAATGCTAATGGGGCAGGTTGAGTACACCATCTTCTAAGCCTATATAACTGAGAGGTGAAAATATAAGCTGTTAAATTTATGTAGCAATATTAAATTAGCATTGAATTAGGTTGAAAGTGGTAGAACTGCTTGCACATTTCCATTTGCAGGCACAAGACATTTTATACAGGAAGTTAAACAAGCCTTTTCCATTGTAGATTCAATCTTGTTAGTCAAAAAGTCAAATATTTTGGCAATTGATATATGACTAATAAGTGGTTTTATTAGTCTCGATTTTGGAGGTGGGAATTTCCCATCAATCTGCAGATATTAAATCTAATTGAGACTGGTAGTATGAAACTCTTGAAACAACAGAAGCAAAGCCTTTTTGTCCCAAGCAAGTCAGGGTAGGCTAGAGTTAAAAACCCAACATGGACACCAACAAAGAGGAAAAaatagagagaaagagaaaataATTATACATAACGCAACTCTTATTGTCATATAAAACTGTGTTTTACCACTTAAAATACAACTTAAGCTGTACTGGTTACAGAAGAAAAGAGGGGCAAAAACACATAATATCCAAGCATGACATGTCTAGAAACCAGAATTGAAAAGTATGTCACAACTTGCCTATTTACTAGGTGCAGAACTATCTGATTCGATAATGGCTGCATCTTAAAGTCTACCTGGGCAGAACTCTGAGCATCACACAGTTGCTGTTGTAGTACACTCATGCGATCTTTCATGCTTGATGAACAACACCTTTCTTCCTCAAGTTTCCTTAGTAATTCTCCCATTTCCTTCTCATGCTCTTTAGTTGCATCGGTAAGAAATTTTGTTTTTGAGAGGTTCTcaagctgttgctgctgctaatAATAGATCTTATGTCAGAATAGAAACATTGTCATGAGATGGACTTTTTCAATGCAGCAGCAGTACAATGTTAAACtagaacaaaataaaaaaaaatatgagcAATGCATAAAGAAATATATAAGGTGGTAATGTCAAGCTACCTTGTTTTCGTCGAGCAAATTCTCAAGCTCAGTAACATGTTTGGATAACAAATTATTTtggcctctctctttgtctaaGTCCTGCGTCAATTTTTTTACTGCAGATTCCAATTGACGCTTTTCCTTCTCCAGACTCTGGGTTAATAAATCACTTGTTATATTCTTGCCCCCTGAAGCAAGGTTTTATATCATGATACTGAAGAGGGTGGGGTCGCACTGAACGCTACACTTTTGTGAAAAGCAAAATGAATGTACAAATAATTTCCTATTTGAGGGAAATACAGCAGGGCAGAGcacaacttcaaatttgcatctCATAAACAAAGCAGTGGACCATAAAAGATACCTCAATTTGCATGTTAGAGGTCATTCTTAAATCATGGAATGACCTCTCAGATTCTTTCAACCTTTTGTCCATCTGCATTTTTTCACTTCTTATAACCTTTTGTTGTCTCTccatctctgatgtgagttggTCAACCTCACGCTCCATCTTCTTGTAAAGAATTTCGTAATCAACCTCTTCCTTCAACTTCATTGTGTTCACTACTTTCATTGCCTGCAAATCACAAAGTAAAAAAGAAATAAGTTTTAACAGACTCAAAGAAAGCATCCCAATCACAGAAAAAATTGTGGATATAATCTTCAATAATCCCGTGTATTTGATGGCATTACTTTAGCAAAAGCATCATAATCTCAGAAGTCTATCACTACACAATATGTGCAATTGAGatgacatcagaagcagccaCTGCTTCAAAAGGCAGCTAGATAACTGACTAATAGCGTTTGCCATCAGAAGCAGTTTTGTtgtcatgtgttgctatgctcgTCTACAGGGGATGCCAGAACCCAGCCACCAATGTGGAAAACTGCAAAGTTGGGTTTGCTACTTTGCTTAATTTCACAATCATAATTCTAGTTCTCTACCACTGAAGCAATTGAGATGACATTACCAGCTCGGTAGTAGGTTAAAGTGCATTAAGTGAAATAAAGGCAGGTGCATTGAGAAATACATGTCTGGAATTGACTGCAATTTGGTAATGCTTAACCATCATTTGACTAGTGAAAATTTTGTCTCAACTACCAGGTTCAATAATCTGATGTGTCTGGGTTTAAGAGCAAGGTGTTTCTACAGATATGAAAAGAGAGACTACCAAAATTCCAGTATCACAAAAACACAAGAGTATTGGGAAGGAAGGCAGTGCAACATTGGACCAATGGAATGGTGAATTGAACTTACCCTCTGCCCAAACATAACTGTGCTTGAAGTTTCTGAGTAATGCCTAGCAGATGGACCTATTGTCACAACAAGAGAAGTCCTAGCAGTCCCTGCCAATTGAAGACTTGAGCAAATGTCCACCAGATGATATAGCAAAATAGTAACTATTATGTCATTCAAAATGAATTATCCATTATTAATTGATATCCAAATTGAATTGATCAACTGGCTTCAAAAGTTCAAATGTGCATGTTCCAAAGATTTAAGATTTTGTATGAAGACTTTACACCTAACATGACTAACTTATCCAAAATACTTTCCCTAGTAAAACTGCAACTCAGCCTGCATTATGCAATGCTTCCTGCCAATCATTACTGTAAATAGTTCTTTCCGACGCTATTGGttctttaataattaaatgggaaCTTCAGCCACAAACATCAGGACATCAAATATGATAACCAGAAACTAAGAAACACGCCACCAATCGAAGTTAGACTTGGAAAGTGTGACATATATCTcatctttttcttttgttcagCTAGGAGTTGCACAGTACATGCTGCTGCCTTCTGCTAAGAACTGGAGTCATGTAAGAGATATTTTTAGAAGATGCCATCCCGATAGCCTAGTACTCTCTAAAGGGAGAACTTCAGCAAACAGAAGCTAGTAATCAACATTCAACAAACAACATAAGCAAATCATAAGCACCTCCAAATGAATCACGGAGTATCCTTGTAAGCTTTGAATCTCTTGTGGGTATATGGGGACTATTTTCTGCTAGCGCATTAATGCATTTTCCTAAGGAAGTTAATGAGAGATTGATGAACTTGGCTTCTTCGATCATGTGACCTTCACTTCCTGAGAAAAAAAAGGTATTACAGAGCAATGAACACTTCTGTGACAATATTTAGTAACCAACTTGATTCGCAATAGAAAGATAAAATGGAAAGAAGTCTTACCGGATTTATCAATTCGTTCTGATCCAGCAAGGTCGACAATCAAGAGTTTACTTTTGAGAACAAGTGGCAGATCATCAGGAAAAGTGTCACGTCTATCAATATACAAAGAGCTactattttcttcttttcttcttgTGCTTCTTTGCAAATGGATCTGAAAAAAAGTATCAATAGTGCATATCTATATCATTATTTACAGAACCTAAAATAGGAGTGATAACAGAACTAATTGTTGCAGTGCAGGAACATACAATTAGAATTGCATGACTACGAGATGATTCCGTGTTCATCTTAGTATTAGCAGCATGACGATTTGCTTCACCGATTTGCAGAAGTTGAAAAACATGTTCAAGATCTTTAACTTCAACTATTGCAGCACCTGGCAAGGAAACTTCACCAGTTTTTGCATCCTCCACTATTGGAATATTAGTCTTTTCTGGGGCCAGTAAATCATGGACAGATTCCAAGTACAGCTATACAGCAAGTAGGTACAAGTTAGCATGATAGACCAAACTCAAACAATAAGCCACCGTTTGTTTAGTTATAAAGATGAAACTTACAAATGATGGATGGAAAATTTGCCAATGaacattttaaatatattatgcATCTTTTGTCTATTTTAATAGTACACAGTAAGAGGTCTATATAGTAAACTTTTACACTTTCTCCCATCCATAAGACCATAAGATTCATATGGTGGGTTAATTTAGCATGAAGAATTTATATAATATAAGATGGGTAAACCACATTTATAGAAATTTATTTACATCTGCACAAGTGTCTTGCTCTATGCCTTTATGGATTCTCAGTTAAGTGCCGAATGAGATGAAAATAGTCAGACCGTCTTGCAACTCATAACCTATTTAACATAACAATTTACCATGCAAAAAACATTCAAGCAAGTCATACATTGTGTGTTATCCTCTTGTCTTCTTCCATAACCAGTTCAATTAGGTTGACAGAATATGTAGTTGTATGATTGAAACAAGTCACGTGACTATTAACATATAAAAAAATGTTATTCTTGCACTAACAATACGTAAGCCATTGCCATTCTTCGAAGCTAAATTACATGATCACCAACATAAAAATATGGCTGTTTTGCAATAACAAAACATCAATAAACAATAACGTCAAATAAGAAAGTCAaagaaattctacaaaaatattCATGAGCGCTAATTTAAAAGGTGAAAAAAAAGTTAAATAACAAATTATATCAGTTATCGGGAATAAAACCTGTAGATATGATATGGCGACCCAATCTGTTTCAAAAGACAGACTAGAAAGGATATGCTCCAATGCTCTGACCATTATACCACGTTCAGAAGGGTCATCTTTCCCAAGTCGACCAACTGTGTATGTTTTTCCAGTACCTGTTTGACCATAGGCCATTACTGTCCCATTATAGCCTTCTAATACACTCTGCAAAGGTAAATCAGCAGTTATTTTATTCTTATTAAAAAAATGTAATGACTACTTGTGCCTTTTTCCCTCAAACGCGCAGGAGAGATGTGTATCTTTATATTAAAGAGAAAGAAAGAATGGAACCTTACAAAAGAACCCCAAAATGTCAGTACAGAAATAAAAGGGGATGCAAAAAAGGAGCATTAGTCAATGTGGTTTGTAAAGCAACAGAATTAGAAAAGGAAATCATGGAAATGCAGAACTGATGACTGACTGTTGTAAAATGTTACTTCACTATGAAAGAATTTTCACTATACTAGAAATGCAGTGCCCACAAAAGGAAACTAATAAGCAAAGTCGACAGGTATTGTtctgaaaatattaataatcAATTATTATCACAGTTCAACCATGAGGTTATAGTGGCTTAAATATTGTAACAGTTGTTACTCCAGGTTACAACATTAGAAAATCTACATTTCTTTTGATTTGTTCTATGTTGCATATCTAAATTAATTAGTGGCATCTGGAATGCATGACTTGCCTCAACCACGGGCTTTGCCACTGCCTCATACACACGTTTTTGTGAAGCATTTTCACTGAAGACCTCATCGAATTTGTAGGATTCACAGCTCCAATTATTTTTCTTCAGTTTCAGCCTCTTGGACTACAGAAAAACAAGATCATGAACACAATCAGCTGCAGAAAAATATACACACTTCAAGTGATTGCTGATAAAGAAACTGAAAAGTTAAAATGGGATGGACAAGCTAACCTCAGGCTGCAACTCAACATAGCTATCAAAGTCAGCATTATGAGCTAAATCCTCCGAATTCTTCGGCCGAAGCCTTACAGCAACTCTCACTCTGCACGAATCTGTGTTTGTGAAAGGCATGTTTATACCAGTTCTGAATTAATAGAGCAACAAACCAAATTTCCATGATAATAATGAACCGCAGGTCTACCAAAATCGGAACAACACACTGCATCCAAAAAGCGCATATTACTGTATATGACAGTGACACAAGTGCTATCGTGCAAAAATGAACCATCACTCAGTAAATTTGGTGCAAGTGAGCAAGCTTGACGTGAACAAGCTGACCATTAGGGAAGGGGCTACTGCCTGAGGGATATATTGCTGCCACAACAATCCCTGCCTCAGAAGCAACAGCGAGCTGCCAATACAGCACCGCTTATCTCCCCCAACTGCATCTCCGTTACCATTGCAACACCCCTGCTTGATTTCAACTCTCAAGTCGAATCGATTACGCACAGAGAGAAACCAAACGAAACTGCTAAACCCCAACACGCGCCTCCTCGACTTGCTGACGGGATCAAGGGGGGAAAATGCATTCTCCGTCTCCGGTCATTCACGGGGAGATAGATAGTAGATACCGGCGCTGCCGCTGTGGTCGGCGACTGGTCGCGACCTCGCGGGGGATGGGGAGGGGCGGCGCGGACCCGGCGCGACCGACTTGgaccgcgcgccgccgccgcggggcgCGCCATTCCTCTCGACGGGCCGTGCAGGCGCCCACCCGGCGCCCGTTGCCATCGCCGCCGCGGGAGCCCCGAGTGCGGGTGGATCTCTCTCGGCGGCGGGGCGAGCTGGGGAGGCGGAGAGAATCGGAGAAACGGGAGGGATTGAGGCGGCGTCAGGCGTGGTGCTGGGGTTGTGGTTTCGTTTCCGTTTGTGTTTTTGAGTTGAGGCGCGCACGACGGCGACCGTGTGGGGGGTGGGCCGGGTGGCCGTACTCAAATACTGCCGTTTGTTCAGTAGCTAAGTGTCATTTAAGCTTTTCgaaaaataactttaactaaatatatactaaaaaatgtttatatttatatttatagtatcattagaaagatttTTAAGTATAgctttttttaacaaatttatttaaaaatataaatattgcacaTGTTTTTCATAATTTAAGTCAAACTTGTAATATAAAAATCTAAAACGACACTTCATTTAGGATGAAGAGACGTGGTAACACGGCTGTTGTCTTCCTCAATTAATTGTGGCGATAAAAAACACAATATGAAAAACGCTAACATTGGAAGcgaaaagaaaaataattacTCCCTCCCAAAATACTTCCGGTTCCTGCATGATTGAGGCCTCgtttccccttgctaaattttagccaactaaattttagtcactttagtagctaaaattTCAAATACATTGACTAAAAAACAGCTAGAATAGTTTAGTCCCACTAGTcatccaagagtagctaaaataattttagctagctaaaatttagcaagtagAACCAAATGGGGCCTAAGTATTACGACACTTATTTACTACTTTCTCCTAAAACCAAATATGGCACTTAAAAAAACTCAAGGGACACACGTTCTCACttcttgaagagtcaaattttttaaattagactaaaaatagaaaaaaaatattatcaaccattgtatctccaaataattTTATGTGTATTTATTTTGGTATGGGGGAGTACACGCTTGGATCAACCAGTGAATTTCAAAACACCATATAATTGCACCTCTAAAATGCTAGAAtcacttttgaaaatctaattttTCAAAATCTACCATCTATTATCCCGCACAACAcaagaataaaaaaaaattgatgCGCTGGGCATAACGGAGAGACCTCCAACCATGTGCCCCAGCACCAGACACCGTACACTGTACCGCGGCGCAACGGCCCATCGCGTCAATTCACAGAGGCACAAAGCCATGGCCAAACAGCTTCGCAGGCTACCATGCTTGGCCGATCTCGGCCGACGAGGCGATGACGACGGAGTAGGAACCAAAGGGGAGGTGCATGAGCTACCACCAGCGAGTCCACGTCCGACTAGACAACTACAAGAAAAATACACCTACACGCATTGAAAAGATGAAAACTGAACGGTGACGACTACCAGACTACAAGCGACAACGGCACAACAATAGGAGTACATGGAACGAGACAGGCACATCCGTGTATAATAGGTTAAAATACTCAACTTTCAACATTTCGATCCTGACTGACATAAACTTATagagataataaataaatatcaGGTGGAAGGGGCAAAGCCCAAATCCCAGTCTTACATAACAGCAAGACACAAATAAACCACCCTTTAACCATCTGCAGGACATTCTAGGGCAGGACGATATCATTTCCATCCACTTCCTTCTTACACAACAGCAAGACATAAATAAATCACCCTTGTAACCATCTGCAGGACATCCTAGGTCAGAATCATATCATCTCCATCCACTTCCATTTCAGTATCATGTTCCTTTTGCTCATCGTCCCAGGGTGGCATAGACATCCAGAATCCAGGAGGCTTCTTGTTAGAGGATCCCAGCAAGACCGTCCCTGGTCGTTTCAGGTTTCCCTTAGTTCCTGCACCCAGCAAATTAAACAACCCATGTTTTGGTGAGTGCCAAAAGTTCAGCCCAATAATGCCATGGAAAAAAAAATCCTTTTTTATCTCACCAATCTAACAGCTCTGCAGTGTCCCAAGAAAGCAATGTAATAAAACTATACAGCCCTCCAATACTGGAATTGCTTAAGAGCACTAACAAATCTACCTTGCCCCAAAACAGATGACATGTTACAGGCATATCCTTTATAAATCCAATTGAGTTGGCTCACTACTGTGTGTTTGAATCAGAACCCTGCACTTTAAAATATAATGTATATTTGCTTCACTTATTTGTCCCCCCAAAATAGAGTGGTTTTCTGATAAACTGGGCCAAATTGGTCCGATATGTTCCGCTGGTTCCTAAGCAAGAGGGAGGTGAGGATGAAACCAGTTTAATCAAATGCTTTCTTAGTTACGTGTTAGTATCAAAGGGTTATCATTAGGGAATCCCTTATTATTACTGTCGAATGAAATAGCATAAGCAAAGAACAAAATTAGAAGCAAGCATAGCAAAAGAGACAGGAGGGTGAACATTCTGTTTACTACTAGTTGAGTAAAAAAAGATGATTATGCACCTTGACAACACATTGAGGTGACCACAAATATAGTGTCAAGTACTTCGACCCTTAGGAAAAGCAAGGGGCCAAACAAACCTTTCAAGGAAGCACTTGGACCAAATTGACTATGCAACCACTTTAAAttaaaggtttttttttttaacttcctCTATTAAGATAAGAGATGAGAACACAGACATGCAAACATACTATGAACAGATATTCAACTTCACTATGATAAGGTCCATTAGGAACACAATGATGATATCTCCGGGAAGCATGGAATCACCCAGCCTTGGGGCATGCTTCTGTTATCTACCTAAAACAAATGGGACTGATACAACACTGGTCACTGCCTCACTGGGACAACACAATCACATCTTCTGTTGCAAACGATCAACCTTGTCTGAATTTGTGGTGAACATGGCATTTAGACACCCATAACCCACTCATCAGCGATTATATGGACTGGGCTAGTTTAGCAGGCAATTATACTGGGACAATGCAATAACAGAACCAAAAGATTTGTAGAAGTAACCATGAGATGAGGGTTGCATTGCTCGAACATGATTACCTGTGCCTGCCGTCAGATATTTGGATATCCTACTGTGCATATAGCCAAAATCAATAGTCCTTTCCGCAGCAAACCCATCCACTCCTTGTAATGTGTTGTTCTTCATGTCCACAGCAATCACCCAAGCCTTGCCATCCATGCTCTTCGCCTTGGTCATGAAGTAAacaagatcatcatcatcactcaaACTGAGTGTGGGTTGACATATGAAGAGTCCCTTGAATGGTTCCATAGTCATGCCACTATGGTCCATCATCACAGGCAGTAGCTTAAAATGTGGGTTGTTGTCAATTGGGATATCAGAAGACTCTTGCTTACAGCCCGGTTTCCAACAGTCCTCAGCACAATCAGCATCCACCGGCCTTGTCCATATCCTGGACACCCAACCATCCCTGAAGTAGCAACCCCTAAAGGTTGGGTGAGGCTTCCAGTTAACCTGCAGCTCAACGTATCTAATGGTGCGACCTTGTTGGACTACGGCGATGTCCCGAGCGAGCCGTGCGTCATCGTCCCAATCTGCCCTGCCTGGAAGGAGTGGTGGTGGCAA contains:
- the LOC8085464 gene encoding kinesin-like protein KIN-UA isoform X2 produces the protein MATGAGWAPARPVERNGAPRGGGARSKSVAPGPRRPSPSPARSRPVADHSGSADSCRVRVAVRLRPKNSEDLAHNADFDSYVELQPESKRLKLKKNNWSCESYKFDEVFSENASQKRVYEAVAKPVVESVLEGYNGTVMAYGQTGTGKTYTVGRLGKDDPSERGIMVRALEHILSSLSFETDWVAISYLQLYLESVHDLLAPEKTNIPIVEDAKTGEVSLPGAAIVEVKDLEHVFQLLQIGEANRHAANTKMNTESSRSHAILIIHLQRSTRRKEENSSSLYIDRRDTFPDDLPLVLKSKLLIVDLAGSERIDKSGSEGHMIEEAKFINLSLTSLGKCINALAENSPHIPTRDSKLTRILRDSFGGTARTSLVVTIGPSARHYSETSSTVMFGQRAMKVVNTMKLKEEVDYEILYKKMEREVDQLTSEMERQQKVIRSEKMQMDKRLKESERSFHDLRMTSNMQIESLEKEKRQLESAVKKLTQDLDKERGQNNLLSKHVTELENLLDENKQQQLENLSKTKFLTDATKEHEKEMGELLRKLEEERCCSSSMKDRMSVLQQQLCDAQSSAQLQESMARELEKKLTKATEEFTIQVQSLKEKVSELISEKELIYDELKSTQEKVQQEMSQRQGLEDQIVRLKPSVSDNCAEESQTSRSMVRSGSGLGNTAFVSKSGKLREALSGQRGTISKIFEEVGLPNVLALLKSEDLDVQIHAVKVVANLAAEDVNQERIVEEGGLDALLSLLQTSENTTIHRVTAGAVANLAMNGSNQGLIMNKGGARLLANVASKTDDPQTLRMVAGAIANLCGNEKVHLMLKQDGGIKALLGMFCSGHTDVIAQIARGIANFAKCESRMISQGHRKGRSLLIEDGVLTWMVAHSTMFSASTRRHIELAFCHLAQNEDNTCDIIASGGIKELLRITRESPREDTRSLAKKALDSNPAFLREIQ